Proteins found in one Pseudomonas sp. P8_241 genomic segment:
- a CDS encoding HAMP domain-containing sensor histidine kinase: MSLPNPSKGWRSSSSRLLALYSSLFVIWSGILMGVMYYEVSAYLDNLAKHSLMQRQHLFSRFSGEQLEDVLAVSMTFDIRGIDAYGLFDAQHQYLHGALRHIPKGLPLDGKIHMLGDCAESDDPTLPADSCDAVATQTRDGRWLVLMRDNGSLFAVTRIILHALLWGMTLTIVPGIIGWHLLRRRPLRRIRAIQASAEAIVAGDLTRRLPLSDRRDELDMLAAIVNVMLERIERLMHEVKGVCDNIAHDLRTPLTRLRAQLYRMQQQAGEGSSQAAQLDLVLGEADTLMARFRGLLRISELEDRQRRSGFVELDPVPLLRELHEFYLPLAEDDNLVFQLHLPASLPAMHGDRALLFEAVANLLSNSIKFTPPGGAVILRGVNQGGHTRIEVLDSGPGIPEAEREAVFQRFYRAEAGNQQSGFGLGLSIVAAIVSLHGFTLDVGSSELGGARLVLDCRESLIPQA, translated from the coding sequence ATGTCATTGCCGAACCCGTCTAAGGGCTGGCGCTCTTCCAGCAGCCGCTTGCTGGCGCTCTACAGTTCGCTGTTCGTGATCTGGAGCGGGATTCTCATGGGTGTCATGTACTACGAGGTCTCCGCGTACCTGGATAACCTGGCCAAACACTCGCTGATGCAACGCCAGCACCTGTTCTCGCGATTTTCCGGTGAACAACTGGAAGACGTTCTTGCCGTCAGCATGACCTTCGACATTCGCGGCATCGATGCCTATGGCCTGTTCGATGCCCAACACCAATACCTCCACGGCGCGCTGCGTCACATCCCCAAAGGCCTGCCGCTGGACGGCAAGATCCACATGCTCGGCGACTGCGCCGAATCCGACGACCCAACCCTGCCCGCCGACAGCTGCGACGCCGTGGCGACCCAGACCCGGGATGGCCGCTGGCTGGTTCTGATGCGGGACAACGGCTCGCTGTTCGCCGTGACCCGGATCATCCTGCACGCGTTGCTATGGGGCATGACCCTGACCATCGTGCCGGGCATCATCGGTTGGCATCTGCTGCGACGGCGTCCGTTGCGGCGCATTCGCGCCATTCAGGCCAGCGCTGAAGCCATCGTCGCCGGCGATCTGACCCGACGTCTGCCGCTGTCGGATCGTCGAGATGAACTGGACATGCTCGCTGCGATCGTCAATGTCATGCTCGAACGCATCGAGCGTCTGATGCATGAGGTCAAGGGCGTGTGCGACAACATTGCCCATGACTTGCGAACGCCTCTGACCCGCCTGCGTGCGCAGCTGTATCGCATGCAGCAACAGGCGGGGGAAGGCTCATCGCAAGCCGCGCAACTGGACCTGGTACTTGGCGAAGCCGATACCTTGATGGCGCGTTTTCGCGGGTTGTTGCGGATCTCCGAACTGGAGGATCGCCAGCGGCGTTCCGGCTTCGTTGAACTGGACCCGGTGCCGTTGCTGCGAGAACTGCACGAGTTCTACCTGCCCTTGGCAGAAGACGACAACCTGGTGTTTCAACTGCACCTGCCAGCGTCGTTGCCAGCAATGCATGGCGACCGGGCGTTGCTGTTCGAGGCCGTGGCGAATCTGTTGAGCAACTCGATCAAATTCACCCCTCCCGGGGGTGCCGTGATTTTGCGTGGGGTCAATCAGGGCGGACATACTCGAATCGAAGTCCTCGACTCCGGCCCCGGCATCCCCGAGGCCGAACGCGAAGCCGTGTTCCAGCGTTTTTATCGCGCCGAAGCAGGCAATCAACAAAGTGGCTTCGGGCTGGGGCTGTCGATCGTCGCCGCGATCGTCAGCCTGCACGGGTTTACGCTGGACGTTGGCAGCAGCGAACTGGGCGGTGCACGTCTGGTGCTCGACTGTCGGGAGAGTCTGATTCCTCAAGCCTGA
- a CDS encoding class I SAM-dependent methyltransferase, whose amino-acid sequence MNPEALATLYEHLLTALAAAPTETRRLFHGRGRCWPGLEQVTVDWLQGLVLVALFKEPEAAQLEDLKQVLMAITRSAQWTQSGAHTLLLQHRYLLQSTTEWLLGEEIEELTILEGGLKYRLDLGLKQNTGLFLDMRYGRDWVRANAEGKRVLNLFAYTCGFSVAAIEGGATHVVNLDMSSPALSRGRDNHRLNGHDLGKVTFLGHDLFKSWGKVIGKGPYDLVIIDPPSFQKGSFLLTKDYQRVLRRLPELLSPEGTVLACMNDPAFGADFLIDGVTREAPSLRFEQRLENPPEFPDADVECGLKALVFKLGES is encoded by the coding sequence ATGAACCCTGAAGCCCTCGCCACCCTCTACGAACACCTGCTGACCGCCCTCGCGGCCGCCCCCACCGAAACCCGTCGCCTGTTCCACGGTCGCGGGCGCTGCTGGCCGGGGCTGGAGCAGGTAACCGTGGACTGGTTGCAGGGCTTGGTGCTGGTGGCGCTGTTCAAGGAACCTGAAGCGGCGCAACTGGAAGACTTGAAGCAGGTGCTGATGGCGATCACCCGGTCAGCGCAGTGGACGCAATCCGGTGCCCATACGCTGTTGCTGCAACATCGCTACCTGCTGCAAAGCACCACCGAATGGCTGCTTGGGGAAGAGATCGAGGAACTGACGATCCTTGAGGGTGGCCTGAAGTACCGCCTCGACCTGGGCCTCAAGCAAAACACCGGGCTGTTCCTCGACATGCGCTACGGTCGCGACTGGGTACGGGCCAATGCCGAAGGCAAGCGGGTGCTGAACCTGTTCGCCTACACCTGCGGTTTCTCGGTGGCGGCCATCGAAGGTGGCGCCACGCATGTGGTCAACCTCGACATGTCCAGCCCGGCCCTGAGCCGTGGCCGCGACAACCATCGGCTCAATGGCCACGACCTCGGCAAGGTGACCTTTCTGGGCCACGACCTGTTCAAGTCCTGGGGCAAGGTCATCGGCAAGGGCCCGTACGACCTGGTGATCATCGACCCACCGTCGTTTCAGAAAGGCAGTTTTTTGCTGACCAAGGATTACCAGCGCGTCCTGCGCCGCTTGCCGGAGTTGCTCAGTCCTGAAGGCACCGTGTTGGCCTGCATGAACGACCCGGCCTTCGGTGCCGACTTCCTGATTGACGGCGTGACTCGCGAGGCCCCGAGCCTGCGGTTTGAGCAGCGGCTGGAGAATCCACCGGAGTTTCCGGATGCGGATGTCGAGTGTGGGTTGAAGGCGTTGGTGTTCAAACTCGGGGAAAGCTAG
- a CDS encoding DinB family protein: protein MITARTACLLADYKRWANQRLFDSLVALPPGEVNKKRVSVFKNMIGTLNHVYVVDCIWQAHLEGRGHDFKTSHDLLHSDLIELRMAQKELDHWYCDWSARQTDASLDKPIEFNFVSGESGTMSAGAMLMHVVNHASYHRGWVVQMYFEIPAMPPVTDMPVYLRESEPVLLSTLQVPTVTAPCAVQYSNATSVLPDRYR from the coding sequence ATGATTACTGCACGCACTGCCTGCCTGCTGGCCGATTACAAACGCTGGGCAAACCAGCGGCTCTTTGACAGCCTCGTGGCGTTGCCGCCGGGGGAGGTCAATAAAAAGCGGGTATCGGTGTTCAAGAACATGATCGGCACCCTCAATCACGTGTATGTGGTGGACTGCATCTGGCAGGCTCATCTCGAAGGTCGTGGGCATGATTTCAAGACTTCACACGATCTGCTGCATTCGGACCTGATCGAATTGCGCATGGCGCAAAAAGAGCTCGATCACTGGTATTGCGACTGGAGCGCACGGCAAACCGATGCGTCGCTGGACAAACCCATCGAATTCAACTTTGTCTCGGGTGAGAGCGGCACCATGAGTGCGGGCGCGATGCTGATGCATGTGGTCAACCACGCCAGCTACCACCGTGGCTGGGTAGTGCAGATGTACTTCGAGATCCCGGCCATGCCACCGGTGACCGACATGCCGGTGTACCTGCGCGAATCCGAACCGGTCCTGCTGAGCACGCTGCAGGTACCGACAGTGACGGCCCCCTGTGCTGTGCAGTATTCGAACGCAACCAGCGTTCTGCCGGATCGTTATCGTTGA
- a CDS encoding FAD binding domain-containing protein, with product MRPFTYLRAQSPAEAATLAAQAKGSRFIAGGTNLLDLMKLEIETPTYLIDVNDVGLDRIEASQDGGVRIGALVRNTDLAAHPRIRKDYGLLARALLAGASGQLRNAATTAGNLLQRTRCPYFYDTHQACNKRQPGSGCAAIDGVNRQLGIIGVSSACIATHPSDMAVAMRALDAQVETVKPDGTTRVIPIADLHRLPGTTPNIENSLTENEFITAVTLPAPIGGTHIYQKVRDRSSYAFALVSVAAILQKDGSGRVAFGGIAPKPWRVESAETALPSGAKTFTDQLLTGATPTHENAFKLTLVERTLASVMAQAREHA from the coding sequence ATGAGACCTTTCACCTACTTGCGCGCCCAGTCCCCGGCCGAGGCTGCGACCCTGGCGGCACAGGCCAAGGGATCGCGATTCATCGCCGGCGGCACCAACCTGCTGGACCTGATGAAACTGGAGATCGAGACGCCGACCTACCTGATCGACGTCAACGATGTGGGGCTGGACCGGATCGAAGCGTCGCAGGACGGCGGCGTGCGCATCGGCGCCCTGGTGCGCAACACCGACCTCGCCGCCCACCCGCGCATCCGCAAGGACTACGGCTTGCTCGCGCGTGCCCTGCTCGCCGGGGCTTCCGGGCAATTGCGCAATGCCGCCACCACCGCCGGCAACCTGCTGCAACGCACCCGCTGTCCATACTTCTACGATACCCATCAAGCCTGCAACAAACGCCAACCCGGCAGCGGCTGCGCGGCCATCGACGGGGTCAACCGGCAACTTGGCATCATCGGCGTCAGCTCGGCCTGCATCGCCACGCACCCCAGCGATATGGCCGTGGCGATGCGCGCCCTCGACGCTCAAGTCGAAACGGTCAAACCCGACGGCACCACACGCGTCATTCCCATCGCGGACCTGCATCGATTGCCGGGCACCACGCCGAATATCGAAAACTCGCTGACGGAAAACGAATTCATCACGGCGGTTACGTTGCCAGCGCCGATCGGCGGTACGCACATTTACCAAAAGGTCCGGGATCGGTCTTCTTACGCCTTCGCGCTGGTTTCCGTCGCCGCGATACTTCAGAAAGACGGCAGCGGTCGAGTGGCTTTCGGTGGGATCGCGCCCAAGCCCTGGCGCGTCGAATCAGCAGAAACCGCCCTGCCCAGCGGCGCAAAAACGTTCACCGATCAGTTGCTTACCGGCGCGACACCCACCCATGAAAACGCCTTCAAACTGACCCTGGTCGAGCGCACGCTCGCTTCAGTGATGGCTCAGGCGAGGGAGCACGCATGA
- a CDS encoding cytochrome b/b6 domain-containing protein, which yields MTQATALSKASHPRWLRLTHWLNALAVLVMVTSGWRIYNASPIYDFSFPKSITLGGWLGGALQWHFAAMWLLAINGVLYLLINLLSGRLKRRFFPVSPKGVLHDLWAALRGKLGHADLRHYNQVQRFAYLFVMVDLLFLVLSGLVLWKSVQFPLLRELLWGYEGARRVHFFTMALLVAFVAVHLVMVALVPKTLLAMLVGRKEQV from the coding sequence ATGACGCAGGCAACGGCTTTATCCAAGGCCAGTCATCCACGCTGGCTGCGACTGACCCATTGGCTCAACGCTCTGGCGGTGCTGGTGATGGTCACCAGCGGTTGGCGCATCTACAACGCCTCGCCGATCTACGATTTCAGCTTTCCCAAGTCGATCACCCTCGGCGGTTGGCTCGGCGGCGCATTGCAATGGCACTTTGCGGCAATGTGGTTGCTGGCGATCAACGGCGTTCTCTATCTGCTCATCAACCTGCTCAGCGGCCGTTTGAAACGCCGCTTCTTCCCGGTTTCGCCCAAAGGCGTGTTGCATGACCTGTGGGCCGCCTTGCGCGGAAAACTGGGCCACGCCGATCTTCGTCACTACAACCAGGTGCAGCGATTCGCGTACCTGTTTGTGATGGTCGACCTCCTCTTTCTGGTGCTCTCCGGACTGGTGCTATGGAAGTCAGTGCAGTTCCCCCTGTTGCGTGAATTGCTGTGGGGATACGAAGGCGCACGTCGCGTGCACTTTTTCACCATGGCGCTGTTGGTGGCCTTTGTGGCGGTGCATCTGGTGATGGTGGCGCTGGTGCCGAAAACGCTGTTGGCCATGCTCGTCGGCCGCAAGGAGCAGGTATGA
- a CDS encoding SRPBCC family protein produces MATASATIDIPASADQVWQLIGGFNSLPDWIPFIPQSELSEGGRVRHLQTSDGAVVVERLQVFDNAAKTYSYSILQAPFPATDYLATIKVEALGEGARVTWSGRFEPVGVSNEEVEALFTGIYQGGLEALQANYPV; encoded by the coding sequence ATGGCAACGGCATCAGCAACCATCGACATCCCGGCTTCGGCCGATCAGGTCTGGCAATTGATTGGCGGTTTCAATTCGCTGCCGGACTGGATTCCGTTCATTCCCCAAAGTGAACTGAGCGAAGGCGGGCGCGTACGTCATCTGCAAACCTCCGATGGCGCGGTGGTGGTCGAGCGCCTGCAAGTGTTCGACAACGCGGCGAAAACCTACAGCTATTCGATTTTGCAGGCGCCGTTTCCGGCCACCGATTATCTGGCGACAATCAAGGTCGAAGCACTGGGCGAGGGCGCACGGGTGACCTGGTCTGGGAGGTTTGAACCGGTGGGAGTGAGCAACGAGGAAGTGGAGGCGTTGTTTACCGGCATCTATCAGGGCGGGCTCGAGGCATTGCAGGCCAATTACCCGGTCTGA
- a CDS encoding molybdopterin-dependent oxidoreductase, translated as MKKRIEGTGLDEQSILTDARKILAPQIEDRSRRSFLLRGLTLGGVAMLSGCNITDNDSVETALSSMSRLNDRVQGWLFNPNAMAPTYPASMITRPFPFNAFYGIDEAPTVEEQSYRLEVTGLVADKRSWRLEELRAMAQTEQITRHICVEGWSAIGRWGGVRFSDLLKRIGADMDARYVGFKCADDYYTSIDMATALHAQTLLALTYDGVVLPREYGFPMKLRMPTKLGYKNPKHIQAIFVSNTYTGGYWEDQGYNWFGGS; from the coding sequence ATGAAAAAGCGCATCGAAGGCACGGGGCTGGACGAGCAATCAATCCTTACCGACGCGCGCAAGATCCTCGCACCACAGATCGAAGACCGCTCGCGTCGTTCGTTCCTGCTGCGTGGCCTGACCCTCGGCGGCGTGGCGATGTTGTCCGGTTGCAACATCACCGACAACGACAGCGTCGAAACCGCGCTGTCATCCATGTCGCGCTTGAACGATCGGGTCCAGGGCTGGCTGTTCAACCCCAATGCCATGGCGCCGACCTATCCGGCCTCAATGATCACCCGGCCGTTTCCGTTCAATGCCTTCTACGGCATCGACGAAGCGCCGACGGTGGAGGAGCAGAGCTATCGCCTGGAAGTCACTGGCCTGGTCGCCGACAAGCGCAGCTGGCGCCTCGAAGAATTGCGGGCCATGGCCCAGACCGAGCAGATCACCCGGCACATCTGCGTTGAAGGCTGGAGCGCAATCGGCCGCTGGGGCGGCGTGCGCTTCAGTGATTTGCTCAAGCGCATCGGCGCCGATATGGATGCCAGATACGTCGGTTTCAAATGCGCCGACGACTACTACACCAGCATCGACATGGCCACAGCGCTGCATGCGCAGACGCTGTTGGCGCTGACTTATGACGGCGTGGTGCTGCCGCGAGAATACGGCTTCCCGATGAAGCTGCGCATGCCCACCAAGCTTGGCTACAAGAACCCCAAACACATTCAGGCGATTTTCGTCAGCAACACCTACACCGGCGGCTACTGGGAAGACCAGGGCTACAACTGGTTCGGTGGCAGCTGA
- a CDS encoding HAD-IA family hydrolase, translating to MSDHRVFNTPYRAFLFDMDGTVLTSIAAAERVWATWAMRHGVDVDTFLPTIHGARAIDTITRLGLPGVDAEAEAEWITEAEIEDVEGVAEVPGAAAFLRALPTHQWGIVTSAPRALAVRRMAAAGIPEPEVMITAEDVTAGKPDPSGYRLAARRLGVEPEHCLIFEDATVGILAAEAAGADLMIVTATHEQPIQTRHATLSSYDLISVQLDSVVGASLLAMVCQIR from the coding sequence TTGTCTGATCACCGAGTTTTCAATACGCCTTACCGTGCGTTTCTGTTCGACATGGACGGCACCGTCTTGACGTCTATCGCCGCCGCCGAACGGGTCTGGGCTACCTGGGCCATGCGCCACGGGGTGGATGTCGACACCTTTTTGCCGACGATCCATGGCGCCCGCGCCATCGACACCATCACTCGCCTCGGGCTGCCGGGAGTGGATGCCGAAGCCGAAGCGGAGTGGATCACCGAGGCGGAAATCGAGGACGTTGAAGGTGTAGCCGAAGTGCCCGGCGCGGCAGCTTTTCTGCGCGCCTTGCCGACTCATCAGTGGGGCATTGTCACGTCCGCGCCCCGGGCGCTGGCTGTGCGGCGGATGGCGGCGGCAGGGATTCCAGAGCCGGAGGTGATGATCACCGCCGAGGATGTCACTGCCGGAAAACCTGATCCGAGCGGTTACCGCCTCGCTGCACGGCGCTTGGGGGTCGAGCCAGAGCACTGCCTGATTTTCGAAGACGCAACGGTGGGGATTCTGGCAGCCGAGGCGGCAGGGGCTGATTTAATGATTGTCACGGCGACGCATGAGCAGCCGATTCAGACGCGACATGCAACGTTGAGCAGCTATGACCTGATCAGTGTTCAATTGGATTCCGTTGTAGGCGCGAGCTTGCTTGCGATGGTGTGTCAGATACGTTGA
- the paoA gene encoding aldehyde dehydrogenase iron-sulfur subunit PaoA — MTISRRYFLIVGAVTAATVALPPFISAQASAANAAARPIKAKVTIWVNDEQHDLDLDTRTTLLDALREHLQLTGTKKGCDHGQCGACTVIANGRRINSCLTLAVMHQGSKITTIEGLGTPQKLHPMQAAFIKHDGYQCGYCTPGQICSAVAMLKEIRDGIPSHASPSLTEPPQLIAGEIQERMSGNICRCGAYSNIIEAISEVAEANA; from the coding sequence ATGACGATTTCCCGCCGCTACTTCCTGATCGTGGGCGCGGTGACCGCCGCGACCGTGGCATTGCCGCCGTTCATCTCGGCGCAGGCATCCGCCGCCAATGCCGCGGCGCGCCCGATCAAGGCCAAAGTGACAATCTGGGTAAACGACGAACAGCATGACCTGGACCTGGATACCCGCACCACCCTGCTCGATGCTCTGCGTGAACACCTGCAACTGACCGGCACCAAGAAAGGCTGCGATCACGGCCAGTGCGGGGCCTGCACGGTGATTGCCAATGGCCGGCGGATCAATTCCTGCCTGACCCTGGCGGTGATGCACCAAGGCTCGAAAATCACCACTATCGAAGGCCTTGGCACGCCTCAAAAACTGCATCCCATGCAGGCAGCGTTCATCAAGCACGACGGCTATCAATGCGGATACTGCACACCGGGTCAGATTTGCTCCGCCGTCGCCATGCTGAAGGAAATCCGCGATGGCATTCCCAGCCACGCCAGCCCCAGCCTGACCGAACCGCCGCAACTGATCGCCGGTGAAATCCAGGAACGCATGAGCGGCAACATCTGCCGCTGCGGGGCGTACTCCAACATCATCGAGGCGATCAGCGAAGTCGCGGAGGCCAACGCATGA
- a CDS encoding isoprenylcysteine carboxylmethyltransferase family protein: MKISVTLAFFAVVGTLAYLALAIWALGGVAAFFAHQALVVVAIATLLMAAASVFTEGNLSSGEREDRSNRWVLPAFGIIGILSGFLPAYTDRIDVWTFGGEGIRWLGALLFIIGGALRLWPVFVLGNRFSALVAIQPGHRLVTDGIYRNLRNPSYLGMLILGVGWALAFRSGTGLILAAMTVIPLIARIHAEEALLKAQFGSEYEAYCARSRRLIPGIY, translated from the coding sequence ATGAAAATCTCTGTGACGCTGGCGTTTTTCGCCGTTGTCGGTACCCTCGCCTATCTCGCTCTGGCGATATGGGCACTGGGCGGCGTTGCGGCATTTTTCGCCCACCAGGCTCTGGTTGTTGTAGCAATTGCCACCTTGCTCATGGCGGCTGCCTCTGTGTTCACCGAGGGCAATTTGAGCTCAGGCGAGCGTGAAGACAGATCCAACCGCTGGGTGCTCCCGGCCTTTGGCATCATCGGCATCCTCAGCGGTTTCTTGCCCGCCTATACCGATCGTATTGATGTCTGGACCTTCGGTGGCGAGGGCATTCGGTGGTTGGGTGCCCTGCTGTTCATCATCGGCGGCGCCCTGCGCTTGTGGCCGGTGTTTGTGCTGGGCAATCGGTTCAGCGCATTGGTGGCGATTCAACCGGGGCACAGGCTGGTGACCGACGGGATTTACCGAAACCTGCGCAACCCCAGCTATCTGGGGATGTTGATCCTCGGCGTGGGCTGGGCACTGGCGTTTCGTTCGGGGACTGGATTGATACTGGCGGCAATGACGGTGATCCCCTTGATTGCCCGGATTCACGCCGAAGAAGCCTTGCTGAAAGCGCAGTTCGGCAGCGAATACGAAGCCTACTGCGCCCGAAGTCGGCGGCTGATTCCGGGCATCTACTGA
- a CDS encoding DUF2388 domain-containing protein: MRRLFILSSLVLCLPFGSAMAKVDAEDVATSAGVSASLYSTFKDDKMVIPARDDASSFVASGGAIRGVYLEQVLQRIRQNHPDLNNASDEDLARAILVQDGVAADH, from the coding sequence ATGCGCCGTCTCTTTATCCTTTCTTCCCTGGTACTTTGTTTGCCGTTCGGTTCGGCTATGGCCAAAGTCGATGCCGAGGATGTTGCCACCTCGGCCGGGGTTTCCGCTTCGCTGTACTCGACCTTCAAGGATGACAAAATGGTCATTCCCGCCCGGGATGACGCCTCCAGTTTCGTGGCCAGTGGCGGTGCGATTCGCGGTGTCTATCTGGAGCAGGTGTTGCAGCGGATCCGGCAAAACCATCCCGACCTCAACAACGCAAGCGACGAAGACCTGGCTCGTGCCATTCTGGTTCAGGATGGCGTTGCAGCCGATCACTGA
- a CDS encoding pentapeptide MXKDX repeat protein, translated as MKKLTTVVLSMCLAVGAASVFAADTMSNDSMNKDSMSKDAMHKDAMKKSDSMSKDAMSKDSMKKDEMKKDAMSKDAMKKSEMSQ; from the coding sequence ATGAAAAAGTTGACCACCGTTGTGTTGTCCATGTGCCTGGCTGTTGGCGCCGCTTCCGTGTTCGCGGCTGACACCATGAGCAACGACAGCATGAACAAGGATTCGATGTCCAAGGATGCAATGCACAAGGATGCGATGAAGAAGAGCGATTCGATGTCCAAGGACGCCATGTCCAAAGACAGCATGAAGAAAGACGAGATGAAAAAAGACGCCATGTCCAAGGATGCGATGAAAAAAAGCGAAATGTCGCAGTAA
- a CDS encoding response regulator: protein MSRVSTRGEYLPGGLILVVEDDPLILEFLCEILQEEGFVVEPQISADAASIYLEQHACEVGLLLTDITMPGTLNGADLANQFGDRWPDKPIMIMSGFETPASSGVRHHVAFIKKPWAIGSLLDCVEEAFKSRPLH, encoded by the coding sequence ATGAGTCGAGTGTCGACGAGGGGCGAATATCTTCCTGGCGGGTTGATTCTGGTGGTTGAGGATGATCCGCTGATCCTGGAATTTCTCTGTGAAATTCTTCAGGAGGAAGGTTTTGTGGTCGAGCCACAGATCAGTGCGGATGCCGCATCGATCTATCTTGAGCAGCATGCGTGCGAAGTGGGATTGTTGCTGACTGACATCACCATGCCGGGCACGCTCAATGGCGCTGACCTGGCCAACCAGTTCGGCGATCGCTGGCCGGACAAGCCGATCATGATCATGTCCGGCTTCGAAACTCCGGCCAGTTCCGGGGTCCGGCATCACGTGGCGTTCATCAAGAAGCCCTGGGCAATCGGTTCTCTGCTCGATTGTGTCGAAGAGGCATTCAAGTCCAGGCCGCTCCACTGA
- a CDS encoding SDR family NAD(P)-dependent oxidoreductase translates to MKIDLSGKLAIVSGSTAGIGLGISKALAACGATVVVIGRDTAKVDQALASIRLSVPDAQLRGVTADLGTAEGAAQLFVAEPRADILVNNLGIFNTVDFFDAPDSEWTRFYEVNVISGVRLSRHYTPQMVKQGWGRVIFLSSESGVATPADMINYGVTKSANLAVSHGLAKRLAGTGVTVNSILPGPTFTDGLEDMLKDAIAESGRSARDEADAFVRKARPTSIIQRVADVAEVANLVAYIASPLSSATTGAALRVDGGVVDSLAI, encoded by the coding sequence ATGAAAATCGATCTGAGTGGAAAGCTGGCGATCGTCAGCGGCAGCACCGCGGGTATCGGCCTGGGTATCAGCAAGGCGCTGGCCGCGTGTGGTGCCACGGTGGTGGTGATCGGTCGTGATACGGCCAAGGTCGATCAGGCATTGGCGAGTATTCGCCTGAGCGTGCCCGATGCGCAGTTGCGGGGTGTGACCGCGGACCTGGGTACGGCCGAAGGCGCCGCACAATTGTTCGTCGCCGAGCCGCGTGCGGATATCCTGGTGAACAACCTCGGGATCTTCAATACGGTGGATTTCTTCGATGCGCCGGACAGCGAGTGGACGCGCTTCTATGAGGTCAACGTGATCTCCGGTGTGCGATTGTCCCGTCATTACACGCCGCAAATGGTCAAGCAGGGCTGGGGGCGGGTGATTTTCCTGTCCTCGGAATCCGGTGTGGCAACGCCGGCCGACATGATCAATTATGGCGTGACCAAAAGCGCCAACCTGGCGGTGTCCCATGGCTTGGCCAAACGCCTGGCCGGCACTGGCGTGACGGTCAACTCGATCCTTCCCGGGCCGACCTTTACCGATGGCCTGGAAGACATGCTCAAGGACGCCATCGCTGAATCCGGGCGCAGTGCCCGGGACGAAGCCGACGCCTTTGTTCGCAAGGCCCGGCCGACTTCGATCATCCAGCGGGTGGCCGATGTCGCGGAAGTCGCCAATCTGGTGGCCTACATTGCTTCTCCGTTATCCTCGGCCACCACCGGCGCCGCCTTGCGGGTCGACGGCGGTGTCGTCGACAGTCTGGCGATCTGA
- a CDS encoding GNAT family N-acetyltransferase: MPPISHFKTPCPEHINSQILQMVVDNLTEISAVAIPPSNLLYNVYQYAIGYEVHLYLEALSRAKGIDVELIVATDPDDPDTVIGFLLYLPVKGDPDACGVAYMAVRAEHRGLGVARRMVREMVGRYPHAELSCAVAKVPYFESMGFQVVGVRSTQVLMNTRDHGSDGLMPLLDVAPIYSSLEVRQIHTYLLQKHGKRSMVDAEKQRDRHLDQLTRKATEFVRERLGENF, translated from the coding sequence ATGCCGCCGATCAGCCACTTCAAAACCCCGTGCCCCGAGCACATCAACAGCCAGATTTTGCAGATGGTGGTCGATAACCTGACCGAGATCAGTGCGGTTGCGATCCCCCCGAGCAACCTGCTGTACAACGTGTACCAGTATGCGATCGGCTACGAAGTGCATCTGTATCTGGAGGCGTTGAGCAGGGCGAAAGGAATCGACGTGGAGTTGATCGTCGCCACCGATCCGGACGACCCTGACACCGTCATCGGTTTTCTGCTGTACCTGCCAGTCAAGGGCGATCCGGATGCCTGCGGCGTGGCCTACATGGCGGTTCGCGCCGAGCATCGGGGCCTGGGAGTGGCGCGACGGATGGTGCGCGAAATGGTCGGTCGTTATCCCCATGCCGAACTGTCCTGCGCAGTGGCGAAGGTGCCGTACTTCGAGTCGATGGGTTTCCAGGTGGTGGGCGTGCGATCGACCCAGGTGCTGATGAACACCCGCGATCACGGCAGCGACGGGCTTATGCCGTTGCTGGATGTGGCGCCGATCTACAGTTCGCTGGAAGTGCGGCAGATTCATACCTACCTGCTGCAAAAGCACGGCAAGCGGTCCATGGTCGATGCGGAGAAACAGCGGGATCGGCATTTGGATCAGCTGACGCGCAAGGCCACTGAGTTTGTGCGTGAGCGATTGGGCGAAAACTTCTGA